A window of the Drosophila simulans strain w501 chromosome 2L, Prin_Dsim_3.1, whole genome shotgun sequence genome harbors these coding sequences:
- the LOC27208489 gene encoding vegetative cell wall protein gp1 → MWKWIINIILLSVVQASKEVDGKISPRTTFQKILQPYPCNPPHLITPYSQKYPSPGYLCYPQNEINKYLWYPPWSQWVVQGYPTGNGLYAQLPTGSQILPYQQPNYQIPLVQLPAQPAPPSLSPSSSLIPSHQFPGLLAPPSFAQPPGLIGPTVSSPSGIPNLAGTHASPGWSSPGSSIPSDQLPGIQLQPGSSPGPQVLQPQGWSPPGTSGSSSLTPGLQGPPGLSQIGSPYPSHQSWSPPGSPFPPSPQLGPAETPNWNQLGSANRPVYPPALPVPPVWSSRSSSIPSAQLPALQEPSLGSLGPSPLPPGLPAPPSWSSMESSNPSVQPTELMAPPSLSPSGSSNSVLQPLPAKPNWSSSGSPNSPL, encoded by the exons ATGTGGAAGTggataattaatattatattattatcagTGGTGCAAGCCAGCAAAGAAGTGGATGGAAAAATATCTCCA AGAACAACTTTCCAAAAAATACTTCAGCCATATCCGTGTAATCCCCCACATCTAATAACCCCATATTCCCAAAAGTATCCAAGCCCAGGATACCTTTGTTATCcccaaaatgaaattaataaatacctATGGTACCCACCGTGGAGCCAATGGGTAGTACAAGGATATCCAACAGGAAATGGATTATACGCACAACTTCCAACGGGATCTCAGATTTTACCGTACCAGCAACCCAACTATCAAATTCCTCTTGTTCAACTTCCCGCTCAACCCGCACCACCAAGCTTAAGCCCATCTTCTTCTTTGATTCCTTCCCACCAATTTCCAGGATTACTCGCACCACCATCTTTCGCTCAACCACCAGGATTAATAGGACCAACAGTCTCGAGTCCATCGGGAATTCCAAATCTTGCCGGGACACACGCCTCTCCAGGTTGGAGTTCTCCTGGATCTTCGATTCCTTCCGACCAACTTCCAGGAATACAACTGCAACCAGGCTCAAGTCCTGGTCCTCAAGTCCTCCAACCTCAAGGTTGGAGTCCACCTGGAACCTCGGGTTCTTCCTCACTAACGCCTGGACTACAAGGACCACCAGGCTTAAGCCAAATAGGATCTCCATATCCTTCCCACCAATCTTGGAGTCCACCAGGATCACCTTTTCCTCCCTCTCCCCAGCTAGGACCTGCGGAAACACCAAATTGGAATCAATTGGGGTCTGCCAATCGTCCCGTCTATCCTCCGGCATTGCCCGTACCACCAGTTTGGAGTTCACGTAGCTCTTCGATTCCTTCCGCCCAACTTCCAGCATTACAAGAGCCATCATTGGGATCTCTTGGACCCTCCCCCCTACCTCCAGGGTTACCAGCGCCACCTAGCTGGAGTTCAATGGAATCTTCAAATCCTTCTGTCCAACCTACAGAATTAATGGCTCCACCAAGTTTGAGTCCATCTGGATCTTCGAATTCTGTCCTTCAGCCCTTGCCCGCAAAACCAAATTGGAGTTCATCGGGATCCCCGAATTCGCCCCTTTAG